A single window of Sphaerodactylus townsendi isolate TG3544 linkage group LG05, MPM_Stown_v2.3, whole genome shotgun sequence DNA harbors:
- the LOC125433718 gene encoding endogenous retroviral envelope protein HEMO-like produces MTRPDGVSQGFLQLTDTQTTLYLSTKPLDIYCHLYKIHKRNTANATVTWEGTQNSILTWMAFMYVCTYEKTMPRNYAESCRILANAVPVSERSILLSEKGLYFICGNAGRKVIHVEWKGLCSFGTAVLELDKRKTISYHQVLNLGGRLPRAVITPTQTTIVNPLIGETHPWWGTFLRALIPFYGVAQIEKAVKNLSAIVEDGFQYTAHAVSGIQTELHSLADIVLQNRRLLDLLTAQQGGTCAMLGERCCLYVDMSGNITTDITQLRHAVHPLDRVAYTDPWDHVFGWLPGLGWVRNIVGICVLIAGLGLFVCCCMHCIPLLLSCTSSLASWRRRSRRPTGIPLRVVTSATNSSASPVLTSLL; encoded by the coding sequence ATGACCCGACCTGATGGTGTTTCACAGGGTTTCCTGCAACTCACAGACACTCAAACTACTCTATATTTGTCCACAAAGCCCCTGGATATTTACTGCCACCTTTATAAGATACATAAGAGAAACACTGCTAATGCTACTGTTACTTGGGAAGGAACACAGAATTCTattctaacctggatggcttttatGTATGTCTGTACTTATGAGAAAACCATGCCTAGAAATTATGCTGAATCTTGTAGAATATTAGCGAATGCTGTACCTGTTTCTGAACGCTCTATACTATTGTCTGAAAaaggattgtattttatttgtggaaATGCTGGACGAAAGGTTATACATGTAGAGTGGAAAGGGTTATGTTCATTTGGTACTGCTGTTCTGGAGTTGGACAAACGAAAGACAATTTCTTATCATCAGGTTTTGAATTTGGGAGGTCGACTACCTAGGGCTGTTATAACCCCTACTCAAACAACTATTGTGAATCCTCTCATAGGAGAGACCCACCCCTGGTGGGGAACTTTTCTTCGAGCATTAATCCCCTTCTATGGTGTTGCACAGATTGAAAAGGCAGTTAAGAATTTGTCTGCCATAGTAGAAGATGGGTTTCAGTATACTGCTCATGCCGTGTCAGGAAtacaaacagagttacactctttggCTGACATTGTTTTGCAGAACAGAAGATTATTGGATCTCCTTACTGCACAACAAGGGGGAACTTGCGCTATGCTGGGTGAACGCTGCTGTTTGTATGTTGACATGTCAGGAAACATTACTACTGATATTACCCAATTAAGACATGCAGTTCATCCCCTAGACCGTGTTGCGTACACGGATCCTTGGGACCATGTTTTTGGATGGCTTCCTGGCCTGGGTTGGGTGCGCAATATAGTTGGCATATGTGTTCTGATTGCCGGGCTAGGACTCTTTGTTTGCTGTTGCATGCACTGCATCCCTCTTCTCCTCTCTTGCACGTCTTCACTTGCATCATGGAGAAGACGGTCAAGGCGCCCAACAGGTATTCCCCTACGTGTAGTCACCTCTGCCACAAATTCTTCTGCGTCTCCAGTTCTCACTAGTCTGCTTTAA